AATTGCAAGgactaaaagaaagaaatcataTTTATCAAACAAAAGAGTGAAAAGGATTCACCTTTTGACAATTGAGAGGAGCTAATATCATCATCCCTCTGGCTTTCATTACTACTGTTGCCACTGTTCTTCTTCATGGCTGACACCCCAGCTGGCACAGTGCCTCCCTCCTCTGCGTAttccatgttctttctcttacAAGACAACTTCCCAGCTAAGTTTAAGTCCTCCTCACTCCTTGACTTCTCATTGTGATAAAGTCCCTGAGCCTCCATTACTAGAGCATCCAACAGGCCACTGTTTCCTTGATGAGGAGATAATGGTGCAACTTCATAGTaatcattgttattattgttattattaaccATGCTTGAAGCTCCCATCAAGCCATCAACCCCACTAGCATAGGATGAAGCAGGGGTTGGAGTTTGGTTGGAAGAGATGTCAGTGGTGGAGCCTTGCACCAAAGGAAAGGGTTGTTCATAGGGAGATCCTGCAATGAAGCCACCATGATCACCACCAAAACTGTGGTTAAGAAGGGTGGAGGAGGATGATCCATATGGAGAAAGAGGAGACATTGGAAAAGCAAAGTTTCCATTGTTTCCAGTACTGTTTTCATTGGAAAACTTGAATTGCTGGCTTGGATTGATGGAACGGTCGGCAGAATGATCAGGTTGGTTTTGCATTGGATTTGCACTGGAATGGTGATGGATTTGGTTTGGATCATTGAGCTTCTTGGGGTAACATGAAGATAGGAGAagagaaaatgatgaagatgaataaggtggtggttgttgttgttccAAGTAGCGGTGGTGTTGTAGATGGTAAGCATTGGCTTCTGCATGAACTTCAGGAGGATAAATGGGTAACCCTGCTCTCTGACGCCTTTTCATTCTGGTGTTCCAAAAGTTCTTTATTTCATTGTCGGTCCTACCAGGTaactgaaaacagaaaaaaaaaaaaaaaaaaaaacattttaaggaTGGTGAGAGAAACAAGTCATAGGAACCAAATCACGTAAAGGCATAAAGTTGAGAATATCTTTGCTctcgaaaaaagaaaacattaaggaGGGTGGGTCCTCATGGAGTGTGCCAAATTGATATATTCAGACAAAAAGACTTAGGTCAGCTCATAGAAAATCCAAAATCTGACGATATGCACAAAactgtaattaattaaaaccaaaagggAAATGGGGGCTGAAAGAAACTCCATTGAAGTGCAAAAGGCATGAAAGCGAGATTCTCTTtattgatgacaaaaagcttcaacatttaatgtttttgtcaataaaaaaattggaggaaactAAACCATGTAAAAAAATGTTGCACAGCAAAAATAGATAAACACAGAACAGACTAAGGGATAGGAATTCCCTTCTTCCCCTTCCCTGTTTCCTGGATTGCTATCAAATCCAATTAAATTAGCAGATCTAAATCCAGATCCAAATCAggaaattgaaaaatagaaaaagaagctagaaaactaaaacatggataaatgtgtttggatggatgGTAAGGACTCAAAAATGATGATAATTCATCACGATTTTCCATcatactaaaaaataacttttaggcTATCATGATTTTTCAACGTCATACACCGTATTTCCAACACGCTACAGCataaaacatgttttaattttcaataaatgtgTTTGGATTGGCAACGAGGAACCAAAAACCACGGTGACCTGTCATGATTTTCCATCGCACCAGAAAATAGCATCAAGGTTACCATGGTTTTTTCAACGTGATGCATCGCGTTTCCAACACACGCTATATcaaaaaacaagttttttttttaataagtgtgTTTGGATTGTCAGCGAGGACCAAAAAACCATGGTGATCCACCATGATTTTCCATCGCACCAAAAATAACTTTAAGGCTACCATGATTTTTTCAATGTGATTCACCGCGTTTCCAACACACTGCATCGTCTCAATAGCCAGGatggtaaaaataaaataaaattatccagGCCCCAGGACAACACGGTTACATCACAGATGGAAAAAGCCAATGGAAGTTCACTCCCaaaaccccaaaaaaataaaaaaatgattgcaTGCACTAATAACCACAAACACAGAAGAGAAACAATGGCATGAACATGTAAGCATGGTTAAATATATATACCTGTGCTGCCATTCGCGCCCATTTGTTTCCAAGCTTGGAATGAAGGTCGATTATGACTTGTTCTTCTTCTGGAGAGAATGCACCTTTCTTGAGATTAGGCCTGAGATGATTGGCCCATCTGAGTCTGCAACTTTTGCCGCACCTTAACAAACCAGAATTCTTCTGCACAGAGTTCCAATTCCCTTCGCCGTGCTTCTTCACGTACTCCATCAGGATCGCGTCTTCTTCTGGGGTCCATGGCCCCTTCCTTACGCCATCTTTCACCTCACCCTCTTCTTTCGCTGCTGTTTCATCGTCGTTGTTGGAGACTGTTCTCGCCATTATACGAgagaatgtgtgtgtgtgtgtgttttgagagtttttgttgttctctctcctctcaggagagagagagagagagagagatggtgGTGAAGAAGAGACAGAGAGAGTTGAAAGGGAACAAGCCCTTCTGCCCTTTGTCTTCtctgtttttgttttggggTTGAGACAGAGACAGTGGATTTTCAAGGGGAGAATAAGAAACTATGAGatacagagagagagaaagaaaggggGTGTGGGGCCCAGGTCTAAGCGTTGCAAAGGTTAATTTTGAGTTTGAAAttaacaaagacaaaaaaagtaACAATTGGATGGAGAGAGGGTGAAATATGTAACTAGAGGTGTGAGCTATCATTTCGCTCCGAGTTGCATGCTCTGTGCTACGTTCATTTTCGCGTTTTTGTCTTCTTtcaccttcttttttttttactctctaCATACATCATGATacacatatttataaaaaaaaaaaaaatctcttttaaTTTCGAAGAAAGATGAACTAACATTAGTTGACATAAACGACAACAACTAATGTCTGTTAATCAAGTGGTTTAAGAGATTAGAATGATGATTGATCTTTAGGTATAAGAAAATTGtgttgcaaaaaaaatatttaatttgtgtgCGCTCTCGGTCCTAAACGAAGATTAGTTATCACTTGTATAGATAATTTTGTATCAATATCATggtccacaaaaaaaaaaaacattggttGACACAAATGACATTGTTTGTGTTTCTTAATATGCATGGTTTGAATActtgaatatgaaataaatcTTGGGAGAGAAATGTAAACCTTTAGTGTAAACTTATGAtaatcaacaaaaattaatcactATTTGTGACAGTGAATATTTTGATCCAATATCATGATTagcaaaagaaaactaaaaagtatatattttgaaaaatatatattttgtcaaaattgaacaacaaaatgataataatCAAATTGTCTATATTGTAGTATATTttgaaaagtatatatatatatatatatatatatatatatattacattgattttaatttatatgaacgGGGTAgtcaataattttgaaaaaatataaaattttgcgTATGTGAAAAGAACTTTCATTCTAGTAGTAAGTTTAAGAtattaaagaattaataattatgtgctgaaattgtaaaataattttatattattatttaattatagatcacataattaataattttaagatatttatcataaaaactaataaacttattacatatataaaaatttgtaattgaatGATTAATTATCTTTCGGGgagtttacttttttaattatgttttttctatTTACTTGAACACAAaactgtaatatatatatatatatatatatatatatatatatatatatatatatatatatatatatgaactcaCTTAAGTCAAGGAAACATATGacgaataatttaataaaaaaaaatgaaaaaatgtaagtatatatatttttgtattaaaaaatattgggtAGAATAATGAGTTGTGTAGTAATTACTGATTTCGATCATTAAAATGTAATGATAACAGTCAAAAAAAGAATTCACTTGAAAAAAAGGAGGAAAGTTGAGAAACAGAGAGTGTTAAGAGAAAGCCGGGAGAAAAAAGGGGACGGCTTGACATTTTCCCTATTTGGTCTTTTCTCTTATAatagacttttaaaaatatttttatatgtcccaaaaaattatttaaatttctataaattttaGCCATTTTCCGTACAAaaagtccttttctttttttcttgtattcATGCAAGTAAAAGTCTTTAGCTATTTATGGAACATAGTCCCCATTTTCGCTTGATTAATATACAGTAGATGATTTTTTAGTGAATATTATCTTGAAATATCAATACACgtgtaattaaaaatacattagtTGTCCTCTTTTTaggtgaatataaaaaaaatcaattaagacTGGATTGATTTGATacaagtttatatattttttaatacttatcttcaATTGAATCAATACAAACTAACAATTGTCTTGATTCTGGTTGGTTTGTtaaatttcattcataatatcaATTTAGTAAACacatttttagtttatataagaatttgaattaaattattttattaaaatacatgtttgtaaaatatttttagtaaaaaaaattgttaaatactACTACTCTCAATCCCAAAATATGTGTTGtcaaatgttaattttgttaaactCAGAGAAATTAAGATGAAAAGTGTGTCCTTACCATGTTAAACTTAGAAAAActagcatgaaaaaaaaaatttattcttttctatgaagaattttcatttaaataatatgGTACAATTCCTAGTATTAAAGTTTGCTAAAATACTATGACTAAGCAATTAAAGATATATTTACACAATTACAACTATATAATTATACAAGATATGCTGATTTAAAGGGTCAATAAATCTacacaaataataacaaataatttatctatCAGTCTTATTGacaattttatacaaattaagaaaaattaataaatagatgagaaaaaaattacaaaattaactttAGTATTACTATTAcactaaaatattaaagtaggattattgttgaaaaataattaacattacaATGAAAAGTTAGCATGATATTTATTTtgggataatttattttttaaatgatacttATTTTGGGATGGagagaataacaaataaattaatacacATGTAAATTGTTTGCGTaagttggtttttttttctttactggaatattttttttatgcatatatGTAAATTGTGTAACAGaataatgtaaaagaaaaaaatgactgCACTTTTGTTATTGACAACATGTACATgtgaaaaatttatataaattttactcTATGTTGTCTTATTTTcagttttagtttaattttagttatatttttatttttaaaatcatgacAATCATCTAAAATTAATGCAGTCTCTCTTGTCTCTACCAATCTGTAAAAAAgtatttcatttgaaaataatattaaatgatatatatatatatatatatatatatatatataatgccattaaagtttttaaaaattatttttaaatattgattagTAATCAATAATGTCATCAATGCTTGttaagttagttttatttataaatgaatatattttaccATTGACTtccacaaattattattattgatttgaatagaaaatatttaaataaaaagttttaaatgcacattaaatgattaaaacttcctataatgcaaaaaatataataaataaattcattcaaagtttcataattaaatgagttggtagaatatatatattattttataatgttataaTTTTCACTCAATGTgccttttatcttttatcagtttaagattatttttaaatagtcaaacttgattttattttaataaatattcatttatattttaaattaaacactTTAGTGTTAAATATACATTCACAACAACTTTGAAACATATTTATACACATATTAATTTAAGGAGTGATAAGTTATTCCAACAGTATTTTTTGGTACtccacacaaaaaaaagaagtattttttggtataaatgaaattttattaattcaacCATTGAATATTTTGATATTGATTCAATATTTATACACATGAGTTTTATTGGACATAGTAATTATATTTGGCGGTTCAAATAGGATTATCTTTCTTGAAAGATAAATGtggtatagaaaaaaaatacccatGCACATCAATTGGACATTTGTGGTTACACAAAACTATAGtcaacttataattttttgttaaaaaaaaagtaaacttataattttttgttaaaaaaaatcatcttataattttattcttgaaatataatatgtattaaattaaatttactaaaaaatataattagtcaATATTGTCATTAAATACTTTTCATACTtagtatttcaatttttaattaattttgatatattttcaaccaaataaataacatctttaatatgaatttaaaataattattagaaaaatttaaaaactccaATGATAAGGTAATTAATTAGTGATtgacaatgtaatttttttaaatgagatgATTAAACTTATGTTGGAGTGGGACAGTGACCCCAATATtccaaattgtaaaaaaatgtacTTAACAACATGCAATCTTCAACAAATTTAAAGAAACTTCACATCAAATTCTATAGTAGTTACTGGTACAAGCTTGATTTCCAAATTGgttgaataagttttttttttttttattgaaatgttaattattaattttgttaaaattttaatgagaAGAGTTTGAGATGAATTTGTACCCATAATTTCTtcttgtctttttctttctttaaccaCCAAGTCCAACCATATAATTATTGGTTGAgtaatttttagtattattgttTGTTACTTCCATTTGGACAATTACCTCATCTGAAGGAGCTTGTTATTAGAAGGGTAAAAATCCACTACATTACATATGCATTCAAACAATACACTTTAAATATTAGATAAAAGCatattgagaagaaaaaaaaaacagagttgTTGGATAACACATCTTTAGAAAAGTGTTATCCAAGTTGAATCATTACGTGATACCTTATAATAGTTTTTGGACAAAACGGTATGccatagttaatttttaaaaaattacattaatataGGTAACCCTTACTTAATATAGGACAACACTTAGGGGTGGGTAAACGGGTCAGGTCCATGTACTGGCCCGCGGTCTGCGCGGGTTACGGTCCatggttatgtcatatttttgggtTCGTCCCGTTTAATCTCAGATTATGCGGGTTTGGCCCGCGGGGTCCGCAGATTGCCCGCAGTCCGCATTAGGTTTGATTTGTGTGACTCTGGCCCAATtatattaggtttgattttctctttttcactttaaacttttcttttaaaataacagataaagaaatatattagataagataaaaatttaaaaataaaaataaaatatttaaattaaaaaatgataaagataaaaaaggataagataagaaaaataaaatataacaaaaataaaagattaagataaaaaagataagtgataacatgctaaaaatcttcctttttgatattttcggtctttttttcttttaatctatccCTTTCATATatgcaagtcataaataataaaaatatcaattcttatcatttaagctaaaaataatttttaaatgaatatttttaaagatatttttatgataaaagaTAGCTCATATCATATTTAGTAGTTATCATTGTAGCAGACTAAGAACactttttctccatttttttccaTCACGCAGTCACACATGCGTGCAAATCTTACGACTATTTCCCTTACAAGCAAAATAAAACGCGACTCACACTCACGTAGTCAAACGAGACACCGCAGCAGCACAGCCTTGGCCCACCACCGCGCCACCACGCAAAGTACACCTCTTCTCtctagaatttgtttttatcctattttGGTTGGGGCTGTTTCATTGTTGTTGTACTCTTAAATGTGGAGATGGAGAAGGCTATGAAATCATTTGTTGTTtgagatgtttaaatttcatattttagatttattgtttggattttcttttgttaagacattatttattttattaatgtaattgattaattattgagattttatttacatttgtattgagcttaatttgattgtgttgtatttttattaaaattgaaattcttttaaaactaggccTGTGGACCAGCTCGATTGATCCGCGGGATCCGTGGGACGGAGAcggaccaatttatttggtccgtGTAAGAAACGGGACGGACTGGCCCGATCCACTGTCAATGCGAACCTTACACGGGACGGACCGGCCCGCTTACCCATCCCTAACAACACTCATCTCCCTTGTCACAAAGCACTATTTGGTCACCTTGAATATTATCCTTCATCCTCAGACTCAACTCTAGCTAGTAATTGcggtttaatattattattgttcaattgttcaattgttcttgtgttttttttcaaaattctagTTTAGCGTTTGgagtcattttcaaatttcatgtGCTTTTTTGCATGCATTTTATCTCGTtctaaattttccttttttagtgaGGCTAATTAACTATTGGTGCTCTCCCTCGAAGACTTCACATGTTGATAATTGTTGGTGTTcttctttaaattaatatatatatatatatatatatatatatatatatacacttcaAGCATTGACAATATCTCCTTTTCaatgatattataaatttattatttaacttaaGTGTATCTATTCATCTCAAATATATGGTATCAATTTGGATTTTCCTTCGCTATGGCTTTGGAGTTTGAAGAACATGAGTGATACATGAAAATAATTGTTGCATTGTCTTTTATTTGTATGATCAATGGTGATTTAACGACCAACTCGTATTAGAAAATAGATAACGGATATTTATCTGAAAATTAGAGGTGTGCCCCATGTTTCTTGTACCATTGCCATGGCTTCATTACTTGTAATTTCTATGCTCCAAGACGAAAAGGGATAGTATAATAAGTAAACAGAACGAGACCATGATTCTTGCTATCGATGTTGATGATACTTGATATTCTCTTAGATACATTAATGAGCATCACCTAaccattttttcttattaacaaGCCTGCATTTTCACTTACTCACACACACTGAGCACTCTCTCTGACTTTATGCACTGTGCTGTTGTGGTTTTTCGGGGGTCTGATACAAAGAGCATATCTAAGATGATAATTACATGATGATGGTGCAATGTGAGTAAGGGAGATAGCAACTGATTTGTTTAAAACATTTGGTGGGTGAAATGCTAGATGATAATTAACAACATTGTACTCGGTATGAATTGAATGGTTAGAAAAATGTTGTGCGGATGAGGAACTCTTTACTGGTATAtgtttgttttagaaattatcTTGTATCTGTTTTTCTGATTGGGCCATTTCTTATGACCTTGCAGGTCTATGTTATAATAAATCTCTTCTTTgcctatagaaaaaaaaagttgtgcactctctcttttcaatatcttttcattttttccctctttaaatttttttattgtgaaaacaTCCAACTTTATTTCTTCAacttttttgaaaagaaaatctttttatcttttcttttttttctatgtGAGTTACattgtgaaattttaaaaagaaaacatcatcaactaaaattataaatatgctaAATACTATCATCATTAAAaactaaatacatatttttgGACAATAGTTGCTTTAGGTAAATATAAACCTATACGAATCAAGTTCTTGTACACAAAAATGTTTCACATTACTTAGGAATAAAGGCTATACGTACTTTATAAATATCATCATTCTTTAACCTATCAATATACATTTTAAGGATATAATTATGAGATCCACACAATATTAAAGCCGACAATACCTTCAATATGCGGTGAGCCTAATAATACATTAGACTTGAGGTTGTTTTATTTATGTGTCAGTCCTTTTAAAAAATgtcttaaagattaaaaaaataaaatcaaaacacCAAGATGTATAATTAGAGGAAACTGTGCTAATTAGTAAATACAGTGTGTTTAGATagttatcaaaatcaattatgatcctaaaatcatagtgaaaatttgaaaaaagtgGAAGTAACTATTTATTACTTTGGCTTTcaacttgaaattttaattaattatgagaaaattaaatctaataatcCAAACACAATACATCAACACCAGAATCAATTATGTCTAAACTACACCACaaaaatttagagaaaaaaaaatctcaaacctTCATTGCAAACCTCACTAAAACAACAAAATACCAATAAGGAATATTTGAAGTTTCCTTGAAGCTCCTGCAACTCAAAATGTACACCATATCCTTATAATTTCAATCAACATTATATATTTGcaggtttttattttgtttaattatcgtacaaataatttttaactattatatGAAGAGTTTGCAAAAACTGAACTCAAGTCAGactttttttatcagccaaaagAAAGTATATACTAAAATTGAGTATAAGGGATACCTAACTCATGTACAAGACGTATATCAGAAAACCCCTGCACATGCAGTTGTTTCCCCACGGAATGGTTACCTTTTATTCATTGTGTCATTGCACAATTAAATACTGAGTAAGCACCAATACATAAACAGAAACCAAAGCAACATACTAACatgagttaaattaaaaaaaaaacagacttATACAAACCTTTGACAAAGAAGAACTCAGAAGTTACTCACTAGCACAATTAGCACCAATTagaactttaatttaaaaattttccctaaatgaaaaacaataAGAATGCACATATAACATAATCAACAAACTTTCATCACGAACAATAGGAAAAAAGGAATCAAAAGACACAAGATAATACCCCAAATAAAAtagagaataataaaatagaaaagagaaattCGTACCTTTGTTGTATGTTATAAATTGTTGTTCTCTATCATCACACAACATATGTAGTTAACAAATTATTCAGCAACATTTTTCCCAAACATGACAACCAAATTCGGAATGTGTTGTGAATGATAGGAATACATTTGAATggacaatattttaaaatttatttgagcaTATAACTACAATGTCTTGGATATATAGGAGTTCTTCTACCTGATGAAGAACCCTATTGACTCTTTTGGCAAGGTCTGTCAAATATACCTCAACGTCAAATAAACCTCAACTCCAAAGGCTTGTAGTAATTTTTCTCTCAAGACTCACATGTGACAACAAAGCCACTTGAAGATTATAACCCCCTAATGCTATTATGAATGCTAACATAATTAGTGCTTGAGGACTGAAAAGGCCCACTTCAAATATTATACGCAATAACATTGGAAAAACTCAATAATAATCACTATGATGGATAGTTTGTAGTATGGattgaaagaatttgaaaaacGTTATTgttcaaaacttcaaatattATTACAGGCTAAAGTTGAAGGACATTTAGTGatggatttttttaagaaaaaaaaattctccaaCTAAATTCCATGTATAAGTGCATGAATGTATAACTATAGGCTCGAGGCCACATGAAGAATCTTCAAATATGTAACCTTAACATAGCCAATCTTTCCAAGTGTAACAAGGCCTTATCCTCAGCATCTTCAATCATGCTTATAGCAACAATATAGGCTACACACCCATTCAGAATGTTGTTCAGATATACCACTGGGGTATTCTATAACAGTGCTGTAGcacaatgaagaaaaaaatcaaaagataataaataatttttttcaactaaAGAAAAAACCACAAACATGATAgaatataaataaacataaacccCACA
The nucleotide sequence above comes from Glycine soja cultivar W05 chromosome 11, ASM419377v2, whole genome shotgun sequence. Encoded proteins:
- the LOC114375814 gene encoding transcription factor MYB101-like, whose protein sequence is MARTVSNNDDETAAKEEGEVKDGVRKGPWTPEEDAILMEYVKKHGEGNWNSVQKNSGLLRCGKSCRLRWANHLRPNLKKGAFSPEEEQVIIDLHSKLGNKWARMAAQLPGRTDNEIKNFWNTRMKRRQRAGLPIYPPEVHAEANAYHLQHHRYLEQQQPPPYSSSSFSLLLSSCYPKKLNDPNQIHHHSSANPMQNQPDHSADRSINPSQQFKFSNENSTGNNGNFAFPMSPLSPYGSSSSTLLNHSFGGDHGGFIAGSPYEQPFPLVQGSTTDISSNQTPTPASSYASGVDGLMGASSMVNNNNNNNDYYEVAPLSPHQGNSGLLDALVMEAQGLYHNEKSRSEEDLNLAGKLSCKRKNMEYAEEGGTVPAGVSAMKKNSGNSSNESQRDDDISSSQLSKGKKQIGEDPLEEMNGMDDDLVSLLNQFPLEMPMPEWYRRGENQSLGLENQPKASSPDPADHEHAWTLGTCWNNMPRIC